DNA from Onthophagus taurus isolate NC chromosome 2, IU_Otau_3.0, whole genome shotgun sequence:
ttattgaacatatagtattaatcaaaaaaatctaacCTCTATTACCGCCGGAAACGATTGATTTACGTTTCTGAGCAGTGTCGTCAGCTATAATCCTCTGGGGAGCGGGAACATTTCCGCCAACGCGTATTGCCCCTCCAGTTAAAACCGTATGATGCTGTTGTCCAGCCCTAATGGGTTTAGCGATTTGGGCTACGGGGCCGCGCCTTGCCAAATTTTTCTGTCGAACAGCTTCCTTAATTCGATCCACTTCATATTGATACCTaaacaaaaaccaaaaaataaatataataaaatttcaatttatctcTTTAAGATAAGTAACCAACCAGTAAAGCTTTCttacttattaatttattaaaagcgaCGATGATATATGATAGGAAGAATAATTAATCTAGTGATGTTGAGACCGAAAACATGCAAGATTATGAAACATACAAGCCCAGTAAAATAGGTAGCAAGTAGAcatagttatttaaaaaaagacacGTTATCCCCATCGAAAATTTGAACGAACGAAAAGTACCTTTAATGAAAAGCCGGAAGTTTGTACGTTTCCTAAAATACACCAGTCTCAAAATCACGACAACAGTGAGAAAAGTCAACAACAATTTTCTACTTGTGGTCCAAAAAGGGTTCCCTGGAGGGCTACACACATTTTATTATACTAAATCTATCCTAATAAATGattacttaaattttattaaagagtaaatcataaaaatactcttaataaaatttcttcatCAAAAGTTTTGCTTACCGTTTTCGGTCACGCATAGCGCCTTCTTTAGCATCCTTCAAAGCAGTTTCAAGCGCTTTAACACGTTCCATGGTCGCTCGAAGTCTTTTTTCTAATTTCGGCAATTCGCACCTCAAATCGGCGTTATCCCGAACCAATTGTTTATGTACCTTAGTCAATTGATCGAGGTTATTCTCCAAGAAAGAAATCTTCTGTTTCTGCGCCAAAGATCCGCCATCTTCTTCGTTATCATCCGGGTTTGCCGCCTTTTTAATACGCGcctaagaagaaataaaaacgaaaacatTAGGTTAAGAAATATTTACGATGTTTTGATTCTTTGATTAATTTACTTGTAGATCTTGTACGAAAAGTTTCCGTAGATTGTGTAACGTTTGGAGTTCCTTGGCTACGGTATCTTCCAGTCCCTTCAGGTCCTTCCTCGCTTGTTCTCGACGATCGTTGGTCGTGCTGTAGAACATACAAGTTGAGCGCGGCGTCACACcaagtttttcaattttcggtACGATCACAGTTTGGTTAGGTTTCATTTTGTTAAATAGTGTGcttgaaagaattttttaccaaaaatataccgatttttttctaGTTTTTACAATACTTCATCTCGTTATTTATATAGGAAGCTATTATCACACAAATTTACATCTTCTATTTTAGATTTCTTATTTTGTCtcattttgttacaaaatataCTTCAGTGTGGTTAATTATTTACATGAACCATCAAcaagattatttatttctatacaaaatattcaacaatatataaatttattttgttattatacaCGTGTTATCAATCTAAGTTATTGTTCGTTTTTTCCACGAAGactctttaaaaaatatactaaatGTGTTAACTAACTCTTTAGCGCGAtctaaaattgttgtttttgccGAAAATGTAAAAGcaagtaattataataaaataaggtACCCATATCAGCTTGATTATTTGGGacaattatataatataaattttctttttacagTTTCAGtaaaaacatcattttataataacataaaGTGTGAAATAAAGAGTTAAGAGCGTATTTTATTAGCTATGGCCTAAAATCTTAACGATTATTACAAGATTAAAATTAGGCAGATTTTAATCTGTTTCATCAAAATCACATCGCTAGAAGAAAGTGTGTAAAAgcaccaataataaaaatgtggcAAAAAGAATTCCGAAAGAAATAAATGCAGCAACTAATTTGTTATTACTTATTTAGACaacttttataaattatttttttgatactaTTTAAGGCGTCATTGTGGCATTTAAAATGagagattttttataaaaactgaatcataaaaaccagtttttatctcttaaaacaaatattgtgtcAAAAATCCTTAAATCTAACCTAAAAGTATTATATGATgacttttaaacgtcaattttcaGAATGCCAACTTACAAAATTTTCTTGGCACTCTTTTTTTTCTGTACAGCTATCGattaaatggaaaattaagtaacaataacaattacgaattgttttatttttgggcgcttaaatatttatcataaatttttttaaataaaatactaataagttttaaaatcacAACTAATAAGGAACGAAATGTTGCTTACAACTTTAGCTAGATCACCGATTTGCATTTATCAAATCACTTTTATCGAAGGATTTAGCATCAAGTTGTCTAAATAATCACTATTTACTACACAAAAGTGTTTGGAAAAtgttaatctttttaaatcataaagcAGAATTTTCCATACATTCTTTATGATGTATGAAATATCCTGCATTACATTAATACTGATAAGCAGATTAGCAAAGTTGAAAAAGCCGTAAAATACTGTAACTTTAATACtgtaaatgataaaaaactaaaaaaattttttgtatacttAAAATTCATAGTTAAGTTAATAAATGCTTAAATGTAAGTATTGCCAAATGTTTTCTTCGTTATTGCACATTAAACTTGGCCCAAAATAAAACGTAACCAAACGTGGTGTGACGccaaaaaacaaataatataaaaaaattaataaaggaaaaataaaaaatgtacaagTTGGAAATTATCACAGAAATACTTTAGTACAGTTTGACTAGGGaagtaaagaaaaattaataaacttgGATGTCAAAAATTCGAAATGCTTATGACTTTTTGGTCTTATCAAAAAAAGCACTTCCAACTTTATCTTTCTTCTTAAAATCAGATCGTTTTTAAAGGACTATTACGTAATGAGGACACTTGTGCGTAACAAACAACAACGttaacgaaataaataaatgcaagTGTAACGTGTGAATGTTAAAAACCGAATAAACGCGCCCCTTTTCAGCCAATTTaatattagaattaatttgATCTTTCtccaatttatttttcgatttaacaAATTCCGCccataatttttccgtttttggCCCACGGATATAAGGTTGGGACGTGTTATCGGTATTTTTAAAAGGATTgcaatcgattttttttactgACATCATCTCTTGGAGCTTTTGCGATTTGTCCGCCTCCTCTGACTTGAGCTTCTCGTAATCCGTTTGGAGTTGCTGTTGAGCCAGTTGCAATTTCTGActtgaactagaaacataaaagaaaaatatatcgtTTTAGTATTCGGTTTAGCAAAAATAttcgtttataaaaaaatattaagttaaaatttgtttttttcgtACTCTTTGAGATCGTTGATTAATTGTTGCTTTTCAGAGATTTCATCTCTTAAAGCTCCAACTTGCTTCTGGTGAGCATCTCGTAGTTGGTCCATTTGTTGTTCGAGTGCTTTTCTTAATTCAGTTGCTTCTTTCTTTTCACTTTCACTAGCACTATGcacctaaaattaaaaaaaaaaaatgagtatattaaaacttttgataaaattaattttaaattttagttgttattcagcattagattattgtatatattttttttaactaaaaatagaactaatactaagcctaaaactagaaacgttcCAAACAAAGCTAAACCCAAAactttcaaattattaattcaaataatttaaagtacaaattaaacttttttatataacagaCACTCCCTTCCCCATCTCAATCaagattttactgtatttataattaaaataatatacctGTTCGGCAGCTTTAAGTTTAGCACATTCCTCTCGCAAAGCATCAACACTCTCCTCCAAActcctctttttattttcagattCGCGAATACTCTCCTGTAAACTCTTCATTCGCGCCTCATGTTGCGAAATTAAAAGACGACACTCGCCTAATTCCTTCTCATACTCGGTAACCTTCTTGTTACTATCTTGTTGCGAGTTTTCGAGTTCGTGCAAACGCGATGACAAATTAGTTACTTCGCTTTTCATCCTTGAAATGTACAAGCGCGCCACCGTAAATTCTTCTTCGAGTTTCGTTGAATCGTTGGTAATTTTCATATCGACGCCCTCCCCGCCCAAAGTGGTTCCGATTTCGCCAAGATCTTTCAAGAGGTTCGTTAACATGTCGGAGATACGTTTCTTTTGGTGTGTGCTCATATCTTTTAATTGTTGCAATTCGGAAGCGGTCGAGTTTAAGAGGGTTGTTTTTTGCATTACCTCTTCAGATAACGATTcgacttctttatttttagcgTCGACCTCTTGCGATTTTTGGTCGTAGTTTACGGCAAGTTCTTCCAGAGCTTGTAACACTTCTTTCACTTCTTCTTTGGCGCTTTCGTTTTCTTGTTGAATACGATTCATTTCGCCTTGTAACGCTTCGTAATCTCGTCGCGTACTCATTATTAATTCATCTTGTTCCATTATCtgttcttttagtttttcggCAAATTGACTTTGCTGGTTGATTTCTTCGTCTTTTTCGTCTAATTGTTGGTAGAGGCGTTCGCGTTCTTGTTCTAATTTTTGACGTTCTTCGCTTCCTAAAGTTGATCCGATCATTAAAGCTGGTGTTGCAGGCATTGGGCcgactaaaataaaaaaaatgaaataaataagaatatattttaaagtataataatttttgtttacctAAAGGTTCTGTAGTGCTTTCTTCCATAGCTGCAATTGGTGTTGAATTTTCATCGTTGAAAGTAACTTGTTCATCAGTGGTGACTGTTTCACCACTTCTCCATCGTTGAAGTTCAGCTTCCAATTTTTCGACTTTTCCTTTAAGACGCGCAgctttttccttttctttttcataGCGTCTTTTCCATTCTTCAGCTGTAAGTTCTTCGTTGACGCATACAACATTCTTAACGgttttagcactaaaaaatgattttaagttaatattatttattaatttttttgttttaccgTTTGCCAAATTCAAGTGTTGATTTTGTTTCGGACTCGTTGAAACTGGCCGGAGAGCAACATATCACGATAGTCGTTCGGGCGTTACCACCTAAAGATTCCTGTAAGATCCTCGTTAATTTCGAATCTCTGTACGGAATGTGAGTTTTATTTCCGTCGGCTAAAGCGCTGATTACGTTTCCGAGGGCtgataaagatttattaatgttcTTAGCCTCGTCCAGCACCGTTCCTTCGGCACCGGTTTTCGAAACTTTTTCCGAACCAGCTAAATCGACCAGATACAATTTCCCGGAGAGTTTTTTCTGGTTTTCTaagttttcttgttttacgTTTATCAGGAACACGGAGTGAGATCGCGAGGAATGTTCATtcatatctaaaaataattagattttaataaaatcatgaaggaaataaaacttattcgGATTTACTTGTTACAGCAATGTGTCTGTTCGATTTTCCTTCTTCGATGGCTTCAAATACTTCTTCTGGACTCGACACAAATCGTTCCGTTGCTCCTTTCACAAAAGGGACTCTATTTTTATCTTCGTGAACACTCAAATTCACTTTAGACACTgcaaaagtattaaaaaaattaaataaatggggatttattaaaaatgcgTTTTTATACCATCTAATAAATCCCTAATTTTATCCATATAAATTTCAAAGTACGAGACTTTAATATGAAATTCTAGGTTTTCTTCCATTGCGTAAATatgattgaaaatatcgtTGACGATTCGGGGAATGATGCCCTGTTTTTGGGGGTCGCTGATCACGCCCTCCATCGTGTGCGTTTTCCCCGATGACGTTTGCCCGTAAGCAAATATCGTTCCATTGTATCCGGCCAACACGTCGGATACGATGCTCTTCGCAGCTTCATTGTAGACCTTTTCTTGCGTTGCATTCGGTTTGAAGACCTTATCGAATAAATAAACTTTCCCCTGTAACGacaaaaaatccaattttaatCGCGAGATCTAATAAAAACGATAAGAGAAATGATTAATCGATTACACTGAATTTTGTAAGAGGTAAATATCTCGTTGTACTTTGTACTTGGAAAGAGACGTATCATTTTATAACACACGTTATTCATTACTTAGTCATTACTTTTGGCAAATTTTCTGATAATTTGGTCTACGGTTCCCATTTTCAAGTCTTTATGGATTTCGCATTCTGAAATCTTTGAAGTACAGCTATGTTACTTTGTCTGGTGCAGTCTCATAGCTGGATGCCATATGTCCATACGAGCTTTAATATCCGCTTGTATACAGTGTTTCTCAAAAGTAACGCATAAATTCCCATTcaattgagataaaaaacatcATTAGCTATGCGTAATCATAGCAACCAAtcgtttcaaatattttattaaagtcaatgattaatttttgacacCTGAAACAATTGTATACAAATACTGTATACAACAGCTTATTATATAAAGACATAGAGAAACATCTCCCTATCAGCCAGTACATGTTTCTGTGTCTTATTTCTTGCGTCTGTCTTTTCTTTTAAGTGTGTGCTTTCCAGCGGAGATTTGCATGAAGTGTATGGAACTAtagtattattgaaatttattggTTATCTATTGGCACACCTGAGAGGTGAAATTCGCATGAATAAATTTGGTGTTATTTAGTctgattttcaattttttagttcAGCATTTATTCTGTTGGTTGCCCTTTGTAGTTTACCAGTTGCTTCTTTACTGTTTCTTTCTATTGCTAATAAAGCTGTGTCATCAGCAAAGTAATATAGTATATCGTACGTGTATAAAGGTGTCTCGCATATGCCGCGCAAAAATTGTTTGGTATATCCAAATATACGCGGGGCAGAATTGTGTCCTGCGAACGTTTGGAGACACCTTAAAAGGGACAAGACCCGACCCAATACATTTCCTTGAGTTACTCCAGCTTGAATGGGTTTCAATTCCAAGTAAGCTTCTTCTTGATTTATTCTAAAATGTCTGTCTAATATATAGGACTCtaatatttcagaaaactGTTTCGGTAGATATgttcttaatttataatttaaacaacaaaTTGGTGATTTGTTTGCTTTACTTCATGAAGAGCTGTTCctaatttggatttttttctgaaattttccAGAATTTGAGAACATATCTTAATCTGCAGATAGCAATGACCATTcgagtttatattttcttttatctcAGTACACACTTCTTTAGGTAACGTAAGTGTCATTGCttctttttgaaatgtttaaatatttgttctAGATGTTTTGCAAAAACTTCTGGTTTTTGAAATCTAGCCAAGTTCTCATCAGCGTTGTTAATTGGAGGGTGCTTCAAAGCAGGCTGTaccattttaatgttttactttcgtttttttgctataattatctttattgttttaatgttttattcgccataatttacttttatccCAGCATTAGcgcattataaaaaaagttcaaacgtgaACGTGAGCGCGTAAACGTATGTTATCTCTGCGATCTGTGAATATAAACTAGAAAATAACGAGATCTATAAAACTTGCTTCTAGGAATAAATGTGTTTATAATATTCATTAACTCTTTCATAATATATATCAATAaggttatattaataaatttatatttctttataaattttttaatcataaagtatcctttttataaaattcattttaggAAAGAATACTTAAATATCTCTTTCAAAAGGATAATAATAACTCCTATTCTTCTTGTTGTATACGGCGGCCAGAGGCACATCTGCACACATGTAGGCTGAACAACTGTTATGTTAAGACGGTGCGAGGCTTTGTGTGAAGTTTCTTTTCTTCGGAGGCTTAACtcagaaaaacttatttatttttatctcttAAAAGGAGAagataaacataataaaatataggaaTCAATGGAATAAATGATGCATGGAAAATGCAATCAACATGTTTAAATACAATCGAAATCTAAAATCTTtgaataaacgatttttatcattttatatttaattatttttatttatcaagttttttgtgggtttaataaatctttaatcCTCATACGAATAACCGATTACAGTAAACagttaatggaaaaattaaatgaatatatattttctatcTCAAAAAAGGTTCTTTGAACTTTTTCGTAAATTtatattccttttttttataatcgaaTTCTTAGCAACTGGATGGAACGGAGAAAGTACCTCCATTAGTTCCGCAGCGTtgataatacataaaaactaaatgacCTAAGGAAGCTATAATATTCAAATTGGATTTTATTTGTTCATACTTAATTTATTCCTGTATACTTTCAGTGATACCTTGTaagtttttgacattaaaTAATTGAGGTTGTAAGGCTTAGTAGTCGGTTTTCGGATTATATCGGGTTACGATTGATTATTTGAGTCTGTATGTATAGGAAGAaggagagagagagagatgATTTCGAGTTCAGACCTAGCGGCGCCTCAACCTTCTCCCAAAATCGATAACCCGCTGTTAGtggttattttctttgttacccTTGACCTCTTTCTTTCAAATCCAGATTCATTTCGATTCATCTCACAacatctatattaaatttttaatcccaTTATGTCACTTTCTTTTAACATACTCtcgtttaaacaattttcaaacgGTAAAAATGCGTTTATTCTGTCGCTTAATGTTCCGTTAGAAACgggttaaaattagaaaagccAGAGTCGTATCTGTCCTTGACGATCTTGATTCTAGACCAAAAATTGTTAGCGGCGCTTTAGTGACGTCATCCCGTGGGGCTGACGTCCGCTTTGAAATTAGCAATCGGCGGCAGGGCCGTGGCGTTCCTCTTCAACGACGGCTTCACACTTTCTAAACCGCGAGCTCGCGGTCCGGGGCATTACTCATCCGAACATTTTCAACGATTGCACACGATCTAAATTTCTCTTAATAAACATTAAGTAAAGAGAGAGGCGTCTATTTGAATTGATGATCAAACTTCCTTTTTATGGATTTTCtcgcttttaattttgttttgctttaaatttatatttaaaggtcaaatttaatttgtgttaaaaatgGAACAcatcttaaaaatgtttaaaaagtttaaaaaacttaatcaaGGTTGTATACATCGGTGcgcaaaattaaatttcttatcaTAATTTATTCAAAGAATTTAACTCTATGACTCTGATTAAAGATTTCAGAGAAGAATGCTGATGATTAATATAGTACATTTATTCCGTTTCTTAAATTCTTCAAACACAGTACGAGTTCTACATTCAAATGCGTGAATTGTATCTAATAAAATGATGCCTAGAGGCTGAAAACGTGGATTAACAAACGGCACTCTTCTATCACTGCCAAGTAAAGTATTCTCTTCAGAATAATCCTGAATTGGATTAAAGACTCCGTGGAAAGCGTTTGAGGAGGGAGCAAGCAAGATTGCGCAAACACCGAAGTTGCGTCGATCTTATCAATACAATCCGCATAATTACTGAGGAGAGTGCAGAATGTCAGAGTACCCTAGAAGAACATGGGACCCCTCTGAAAATCATCAGTGTTATCAGGGAGTTATATGAAGGGTATGACTGTCAAGTGGTGcataataaaaaactttccGACCCTATCCACTCAAATGCTGGAGCGAAACAAGGGTCCATTCTGTCACGCTTAGATGCAACATAAACTTTTAGGATCTTAAGTTTGCGGACGATATTTGTCAGAGATTTTGAGACATGGAGGTAAAACTGAGAAGACACAATGGCTGAATGACGGCAAACGttcaatttgtttaatttattttcttgatttgttATATTTCCCTTAATGTAGACTTTTATGTATGGAGATTGAAATACTTCATTAGACAGCAGTAAAGATGAGTCTTTCACAATTATAGGGAATGTCAATGTCTTGTTTCTGGGAATAGAACAAGAATAGCCTGATAGAGTCAATAGAAGAATTGTAGAATTGCAGAAATTAATGGGAAGTCATTATAACCTTTATTGTATTAATGATGATTTCGACATTCTTGTAAGCCTTTCCAGATGATGACAATGCACTAAATCTTGTTCCATGTAAAGTTGAAGCGCTTCTTGTGAACTAAAATCAAACTCTTCGTAGTGTTCATTTTCCTGTAACAACAAAAATAGTTAGTTTAAAGCTTATTGAAAAAtgtgtatatttaaaacttaccaATAGCTGACTGTCCTATTCCTGGTGCTTCACCTCTTCATTCTTCCTGAAAGAACTTATTTTGAGCAATAAGTGCTACTCCACAAGCCAATCTATGTCTCTTTAGATGACATTACGACGATCTTCTATTTATACTCGATTTTAGGTATATAAACCAACAGTTCAACATCTTGTTATTAATCTTCCACCTGATAATTCTTCGCAAATCGTACACATATTCTTatgttttgtattatttgcTTTCAAGTTTCATTCGATATTCCTCATTTGCACAAGCTATTAGCTCTGGACTAACACTTATCTCGAGTATGTTTATCGATAGAAGTGAAAT
Protein-coding regions in this window:
- the LOC111427567 gene encoding kinesin heavy chain-like, coding for MSGEREIPAEDSIKVVCRFRPLNDSEEKAGSKFIVKFPSGSDDNCISIAGKVYLFDKVFKPNATQEKVYNEAAKSIVSDVLAGYNGTIFAYGQTSSGKTHTMEGVISDPQKQGIIPRIVNDIFNHIYAMEENLEFHIKVSYFEIYMDKIRDLLDVSKVNLSVHEDKNRVPFVKGATERFVSSPEEVFEAIEEGKSNRHIAVTNMNEHSSRSHSVFLINVKQENLENQKKLSGKLYLVDLAGSEKVSKTGAEGTVLDEAKNINKSLSALGNVISALADGNKTHIPYRDSKLTRILQESLGGNARTTIVICCSPASFNESETKSTLEFGKRAKTVKNVVCVNEELTAEEWKRRYEKEKEKAARLKGKVEKLEAELQRWRSGETVTTDEQVTFNDENSTPIAAMEESTTEPLVGPMPATPALMIGSTLGSEERQKLEQERERLYQQLDEKDEEINQQSQFAEKLKEQIMEQDELIMSTRRDYEALQGEMNRIQQENESAKEEVKEVLQALEELAVNYDQKSQEVDAKNKEVESLSEEVMQKTTLLNSTASELQQLKDMSTHQKKRISDMLTNLLKDLGEIGTTLGGEGVDMKITNDSTKLEEEFTVARLYISRMKSEVTNLSSRLHELENSQQDSNKKVTEYEKELGECRLLISQHEARMKSLQESIRESENKKRSLEESVDALREECAKLKAAEQVHSASESEKKEATELRKALEQQMDQLRDAHQKQVGALRDEISEKQQLINDLKDSSQKLQLAQQQLQTDYEKLKSEEADKSQKLQEMITTNDRREQARKDLKGLEDTVAKELQTLHNLRKLFVQDLQARIKKAANPDDNEEDGGSLAQKQKISFLENNLDQLTKVHKQLVRDNADLRCELPKLEKRLRATMERVKALETALKDAKEGAMRDRKRYQYEVDRIKEAVRQKNLARRGPVAQIAKPIRAGQQHHTVLTGGAIRVGGNVPAPQRIIADDTAQKRKSIVSGGNRDES